The proteins below come from a single Dysgonomonadaceae bacterium PH5-43 genomic window:
- a CDS encoding curved DNA-binding protein (product_source=KO:K05516; cath_funfam=1.10.287.110,2.60.260.20; cog=COG0484; ko=KO:K05516; pfam=PF00226,PF01556; smart=SM00271; superfamily=46565,49493) — protein MSSFIDYYKVLGVDKSASQQDIKKAYKKLAKKYHPDLNPNDKSAHQKFQEINEANEVLNDPEKRKKYDEYGENWKHSEQYEQARRQQGAGGYTYQDFGGDFSGFGGAGGFSDFFENLFGGSARSGRRPSNFKGQDYSGEVNLTLREASQTHQQTINVNGKQLRITIPAGIADEQKIKLKGQGGQGVNGGQPGDLYITFNIHPDPTFKRSGNDLYTETNLDIYTAVLGGEIMINTFDGKVKMKVKPGTQPGTKVRLKGKGFPKYKQEGKFGDLIVTYNVKLPTSLTDKQKELFQELQNTTK, from the coding sequence ATGTCGTCATTTATTGATTATTATAAAGTTCTTGGTGTTGATAAATCGGCTTCGCAGCAAGACATAAAGAAAGCATATAAGAAGTTAGCAAAGAAATATCACCCCGACTTAAATCCTAATGATAAGTCGGCGCATCAGAAGTTTCAAGAAATTAATGAAGCTAACGAGGTGCTTAACGACCCGGAAAAGAGAAAGAAGTATGATGAGTATGGCGAAAACTGGAAACATTCTGAACAATACGAACAAGCGAGAAGACAACAAGGTGCAGGTGGATATACTTATCAAGACTTTGGAGGTGATTTTTCAGGCTTTGGCGGTGCTGGAGGCTTTTCTGATTTCTTTGAAAATCTTTTTGGAGGAAGTGCACGTTCTGGTAGAAGGCCGTCTAACTTTAAGGGGCAAGATTATTCTGGAGAGGTGAATTTGACTCTTCGTGAAGCATCTCAAACTCATCAGCAAACAATTAATGTGAATGGTAAACAGTTGAGGATTACTATCCCGGCTGGTATTGCCGACGAACAAAAGATTAAACTTAAAGGACAAGGAGGACAAGGTGTTAATGGCGGACAACCAGGCGACCTTTATATTACCTTTAATATACACCCCGACCCAACTTTCAAAAGGAGTGGTAATGATTTGTATACCGAAACTAATTTAGATATTTATACTGCTGTGCTCGGAGGCGAAATTATGATAAATACTTTCGATGGCAAAGTAAAGATGAAAGTTAAACCGGGTACTCAGCCGGGAACTAAAGTCCGGCTAAAAGGGAAAGGTTTTCCTAAGTATAAACAAGAAGGTAAGTTTGGCGATTTAATAGTTACTTACAATGTTAAACTACCAACCTCTTTAACCGACAAGCAAAAAGAGTTGTTTCAAGAACTCCAAAATACAACAAAGTAG